The following are from one region of the Lates calcarifer isolate ASB-BC8 unplaced genomic scaffold, TLL_Latcal_v3 _unitig_1657_quiver_1834, whole genome shotgun sequence genome:
- the LOC108889890 gene encoding methyltransferase-like protein 27 isoform X1 — MGESRVDHRFEVLPSPTLHLIMSDSSRTAEEARVAFQSCKSSDPRDRVQFYDSWAQNYEKDHNLMSYRSPHLAVNFLSENFSGSREEAQVLDVACGTGWVAKLMAELGFRHFVGVDGSKGMLELAAETGLYQDLRLALLGTQPLPAQTGVFDVVVIAGALDAGFVPVSVVREMCHAAKPGGFVCMVRGDHTGAPADKYKKDLERELQLMEEEGLWSLVGIKRVDRYMEDPHVNPERDDVQDKPYISGTVYLYQKSIDTAVKSRD; from the exons ATGGGTGAGAGCCGAGTGGATCACAG gTTTGAAGTCTTACCAtcccccaccctccacctcaTCATGTCGGACTCCAGCAGAACTGCAGAAGAAGCGAGGGTCGCCTTCCAGTCCTGCAAAAGTTCTGATCCCAGAGATCGAGTTCAGTTCTACGACAGCTGGGCACAAAACTACGAAAAG GATCACAACCTGATGAGCTACAGGTCTCCACATCTGGCAGTAAACTTCCTGTCTGAGAACTTTAGTGGGAGTCGTGAGGAGGCTCAGGTTCTGGACGTGGCCTGTGGGACTGGATGGGTCGCTAAACTG ATGGCTGAACTGGGCTTCAGACACTTTGTGGGAGTGGACGGCAGTAAAGGCATGCTGGAACTAGCTGCTGAGACCGGCCTCTATCAGGACCTCAGACTGGCCTTACTGGGAACACAACCACTGCCTGCACAGACTG gtgtgtttgatgtggtGGTCATTGCCGGTGCTCTGGATGCTGGTTTTGTTCCGGTCAGTGTTGTCAGGGAGATGTGCCACGCCGCCAAACCAG gaGGTTTTGTGTGCATGGTGAGAGGCGACCACACCGGAGCACCAGCAGACAAGTACAAGAAGGATctggagagagagctgcagctgatggaggaggagggactgTGGAGTCTGGTAGGAATCAAACGGGTGGACAGATACATGGAGGACCCACATGTGAATCCTGAGAGAGACGATGTGCAGGACAAGCCTTACATCAGTGGGACTGTTTATCTGTACCAGAAGTCCATCGATACAGCTGTTAAATCACGTGATTGA
- the LOC108889891 gene encoding methyltransferase-like protein 27, with the protein MMVDSSRTADDVRTVLQTCKSSDPRDQVQFYDSWAQNYEQDITLMSYRSPHLGANFLSENFSGSREEAQVLDVACGTGWVAKLMAELGFRHFVGVDGSKGMLELAAKTGLYQDLRLALLGTQPLPAQTGVFDVVVIAGALDAGFVPVSVVREMCHAAKPGGFVCMVRGDHTGAPADKYKKDLERELQLMEEEGLWSLVGIKRVDRYMEDPHVNPERDDVQDKPYISGTVYLYQKSIDTAVKSRD; encoded by the exons ATGATGGTGGACTCCAGCAGAACCGCAGACGATGTGAGAACTGTTCTTCAGACCTGCAAAAGTTCTGATCCCAGAGATCAAGTTCAGTTCTACGACAGCTGGGCACAAAACTACGAACAG GACATCACCCTGATGAGCTACAGGTCTCCACATCTGGGAGCAAACTTCCTGTCTGAGAACTTTAGTGGGAGTCGTGAGGAGGCTCAGGTTCTGGACGTGGCCTGTGGGACTGGATGGGTCGCTAAACTG ATGGCTGAACTGGGCTTCAGACACTTTGTGGGAGTGGACGGCAGTAAAGGCATGCTGGAACTAGCTGCTAAGACCGGCCTCTATCAGGACCTCAGACTGGCCTTACTGGGAACACAACCACTGCCTGCACAGACTG gtgtgtttgatgtggtGGTCATTGCCGGTGCTCTGGATGCTGGTTTTGTTCCGGTCAGTGTTGTCAGGGAGATGTGCCACGCCGCCAAACCAG gaGGTTTTGTGTGCATGGTGAGAGGCGACCACACCGGAGCACCAGCAGACAAGTACAAGAAGGATctggagagagagctgcagctgatggaggaggagggactgTGGAGTCTGGTAGGAATCAAACGGGTGGACAGATACATGGAGGACCCACATGTGAATCCTGAGAGAGACGATGTGCAGGACAAGCCTTACATCAGTGGGACTGTTTATCTGTACCAGAAGTCCATCGATACAGCTGTTAAATCACGTGATTGA
- the LOC108889890 gene encoding methyltransferase-like protein 27 isoform X2, translated as MSDSSRTAEEARVAFQSCKSSDPRDRVQFYDSWAQNYEKDHNLMSYRSPHLAVNFLSENFSGSREEAQVLDVACGTGWVAKLMAELGFRHFVGVDGSKGMLELAAETGLYQDLRLALLGTQPLPAQTGVFDVVVIAGALDAGFVPVSVVREMCHAAKPGGFVCMVRGDHTGAPADKYKKDLERELQLMEEEGLWSLVGIKRVDRYMEDPHVNPERDDVQDKPYISGTVYLYQKSIDTAVKSRD; from the exons ATGTCGGACTCCAGCAGAACTGCAGAAGAAGCGAGGGTCGCCTTCCAGTCCTGCAAAAGTTCTGATCCCAGAGATCGAGTTCAGTTCTACGACAGCTGGGCACAAAACTACGAAAAG GATCACAACCTGATGAGCTACAGGTCTCCACATCTGGCAGTAAACTTCCTGTCTGAGAACTTTAGTGGGAGTCGTGAGGAGGCTCAGGTTCTGGACGTGGCCTGTGGGACTGGATGGGTCGCTAAACTG ATGGCTGAACTGGGCTTCAGACACTTTGTGGGAGTGGACGGCAGTAAAGGCATGCTGGAACTAGCTGCTGAGACCGGCCTCTATCAGGACCTCAGACTGGCCTTACTGGGAACACAACCACTGCCTGCACAGACTG gtgtgtttgatgtggtGGTCATTGCCGGTGCTCTGGATGCTGGTTTTGTTCCGGTCAGTGTTGTCAGGGAGATGTGCCACGCCGCCAAACCAG gaGGTTTTGTGTGCATGGTGAGAGGCGACCACACCGGAGCACCAGCAGACAAGTACAAGAAGGATctggagagagagctgcagctgatggaggaggagggactgTGGAGTCTGGTAGGAATCAAACGGGTGGACAGATACATGGAGGACCCACATGTGAATCCTGAGAGAGACGATGTGCAGGACAAGCCTTACATCAGTGGGACTGTTTATCTGTACCAGAAGTCCATCGATACAGCTGTTAAATCACGTGATTGA